In the Ferribacterium limneticum genome, CCGCCGGGATGCTGTCCCAGCCAGGGCGGGCGGCGACGCGCTCGGGGCGGAAGTGCTTGCCGCACCACGAGCCGATGATGATGTCCGGGGCACGGGAGATGACGGCTTCCGGTGTTGGGCGACGATCCTTGGCCAATGGTGAGCGGGCCTGCTCGGCAAAAATGTCTTCACCGCCGGCGATTTCGATCAACTCCGAGGCCCAGCGGATGCCGCTGATCAGCGGTTCGTCCCATTCCTCGAAATAGACGCGCGGTTTTTTGCCGCTGCGGGCGTAGCGTTCGGCAGCGATGGCGCGGGCTTTTTCAATTTCCGCTTCCAGTCCGGCAACGATCTCCAGTGCCTTGGCCTCGGCGCCAACCAGTCGGCCCACCGTTTCCACCATGCCGAGGATGTCCTCGACGCTGCGCGTGTTGAAGGCGTAAACCGGCACGCCGGCCTTGATCAGGTCGCGCGAAATCTCGCTTTGCAGGTCGGAGAAGGTCAGGACCAGATCGGGCTGGGTAGCGAGGATCTTGTCGATGTCGCCGCTGGTGAAGGCGAAGACCTTCGGTTTTTCCTTGCGGGCCTCCGGCGGGCGCACGGTGTAGCCGGAAATGCCGACGATGCGCTCCTGCTCGCCGAGGGCGTAGAGGACTTCGACGGTTTCGGTGGTCAGGCAGACGATGCGTTGGGGCAGGCGGGGCATGTTTTACTTGGCAGAACGGTGGCTTCTTGCGACATCGAGGTGGGCGCAAAGTTTCTCGGCACCATCAAGGATGCGCGGCGTGTGGCGCTGCATGATGTCGGGGTTGATGTGGAACAGGTTGTTGCGCTTGACCGCCGTCATCCGTGTCCATTTGTCCCAGTCGTGCAGCCACTCCGGCTTGGCGTCGCCCATGCCGGTAGCGATGATGGCCTCGGGGTCGGCTTCGAGCACGGCTTCGACACTGACCGTCGGCGCCATCTTGCCGAGGTGGCCGAAAACGTTGGTGCCGCCGCACAGCGTGATGGCATCGCTGATGATCTGCGGGCCGCCGACCGTCATCAGCGGCGTTTTCCAGATTTGATAGAACACCCGGACCTTGGGCTTGCCGGCATTGGCCGCGCGCAGGGCCTCCAGGCGTTTGCGGAAACGTTCGGCCGTGGCATTGGCGACTGTTTCGGTGCCGGCCAGTTGGCCCAGGCGCACCAGTTGGTCGGCGACGTTTTCCATCGTGTTGGGCTGCGAAACATAGACCGTCAGGCCCAGCCCCTTCAGCTTGTCGACCTGCGGCATGTTGTTGCCGCTTTCCCAGGCCAGGACCAGATCCGGTTTAAGGGCGGCAACGGCCTCCAGATCGACGCGCGAATAGCCGCCGACGCGCGGCACTTTCTTCGCTTCCGGCGGGTGGTCGCTGTAATCGACGGTGCCGACCAGCCGGTCGCCAGCCCCCGCTGCGTAGAGGCTCTCGGCGATGTGCGGAGCGAGCGCGATGATGCGTTTGGCCGGCGCCTTGAGGCGGACTTCCTGGCCGGTGTCGTCCTTGAAGACGAGGTCGGCGTGGACAGTAGTGGACACGGCGAAGGCTGCAGCCAAGGCCGCAAGCAAGTGGATTTTCATGCGGGTTTCCATTCGGCAAGTGCCTGGCCCAGACGTTGCCATTCGGTTTCGCTGCCGGGAAGGCCAAAGCGGAGCAGGGGCTGCTGGTCGAAGCGGCGGGTCAGGATGCCCTGGCGGGCGAGGGCTTCATGTAAATCGCCGGCGTGTTGGGTGGTCAGCGTGGCGAACAGGGCGGTGGCCTTGACCTCGCCGAGCGGGGCGAGCATCAGGAGCAAACGTTCGCCGGCGGCCTGCAGGCGGGGACGGGTGGCAGCCTGCCAGGCAGTATCCTGCAAGGCCAGTTTGGCCGCCTCGCGCGACGGGCCGCTGATCGTCCATGGGCCCTGTGCCTCGCTCATCCGGCCGAGCAGTTCGGGGGCACCAAACACGAAACCGACACGGATTCCCGCTAGGCCGAAGAACTTGCCGATGGAGCGGAGGACGATCAGGTTCGGCGCTTCTTCGCTACCGGCCAGCGGGGTGACGCTGTCTTCCGGCGTCGCATCGATAAAGGCCTCGTCGACAATCAGCCAGCCGCCGCGTTTCTTGATCTGCCGGGCGGCGTCGAGCACGATGTCGTGCGGATGGCGGTCGGCCGTCGGGTTGTTCGGGTTGCACAGCAGCACGTAAGGAGTCGCTGCCGCCAGCGCCCGCGGCAACAGGGCATTCTGCAGGAAACGGATCTTGTGGCCGGCGTGTTGCCAGGCCTGGGGGTGCTCGGCGTAGATCGGCGAAATGCAGGCGACGACGGCGCGGGGCAGCAGGGTCGGCAGCCACTGGATTGCCGCCTGCGAGCCGGCGACGGGCAACAGGTTGGCGTTGCCGTAATAGGCGGCCGCAGCGGCTTCCAGGCCGTCGTTGCTTTCCGGCAGGCGCTGCCAGACAGCGGGCGGCAGGGCCGGAACCGGCCATGGGTCAGGGTTGATGCCGGTGGACAGGTCCAGCCAGTTATCCAGCGGAATGTTGTAGTGTGCCGCGGCTTCACGCAGGCGGCCGCCGTGTTCAAGCATCCAGGAATCCAATCACGAAAAATGCGCTCAGCCAGAGCCAGAGGCTCTGCCGAATCAGGGCAATCGCCCGGCCAAGGTCGGCGGCAACCGGTGCCGGTCCGCTGCCGAGCGGTGGGCGGATTTCTTCCTGCCCATGATAGATCGCCGCGCCGCCGAGTTGCACGCCGAGACTGCCGGCCCCGGCCGACATCACCGGTCCGGCGTTCGGGCTGTCCCAACCCGGCGCCTGGGTACGCCAGCAGGCCAGCGCGTTGCGGGTCTGGCCAAGCAGGGCATAGGTCAGGGCCGTCAGGCGGGCCGGAACCCAGTTCAAGGCATCGTCAAAACGGGCGGCAAAACGGCCGAACAGGTTGAAGCGTTCGGTGCGGTAGCCCCACATCGCATCCAGCGTATTGGCCAGGCGGAAAAGCAGGGCGCCGGGGCCGCCGAGCAGGGCGAACCAGAACAGGGTGCCGAAGATGGCATCGTTGCCATTTTCCAGTACCGACTCGACGCCCGCCTTGGCGATGCCGGATTCGTCCAGCGTCGATGTGTCACGGGAGACAATCCAGCTGACGCGCTGTCGTGCCTCGTCAAGATGCCCGTCCTGCAAGGGTTTCGCGATGGCTTCCGCATGCTCGCACAGGCTCTGCGCACCGAGCGCGAAGTAGAGGAGAGCCACATCGACGGCGAAGGGGGCGTAGGGGCGCAACAGCCAAGCCAGTGCGACAAAGGGCAGGACGACCAGCGCCCAGGCGAACAGCCCTGGCACTAGGCGGCGGTTGTTCAGACGTTTCTCGACAGCGGCGGCCAGGTTGCCGAAACCGACCAGCGGGTGGAAATGGCGCGCTTCGCCGAGCAGGCGGTCGAGCAGCACGGCCGCCAGGGCGGCGGCCGGCATGGCGAGTGCGCCATCGAGCATCATTTCGGAAAGATGCCCCGCTGCTGGATGTCGTCCTGCATGGCGGCGACTGTGTTGGTCAGCGATTCCTGGCGTGTCACATCAGCCTGGCCCCACTGGTCGTAATAGAGCAGGTCGGCAATCGGCAGGCGGGGCAGCCAGCCAGCCTTTTCCAGTTCCGGCTTGTCGTGGAAGTGGCTGACGTAGCCGATGCACAGGTAGGCGATTGGCACGATGTCGGTCGGCATGCCCAGCGCCTGCTGCAGTTCAGGCTGGTTGAAGATGCTTACCCAGCCGACGCCCAGCCCTTCGGCACGGGCGGCCAGCCACAGGTTTTGCACGGCACAGACACTGGAGTAGAGATCCATTGTCTTGATGTGGGTGCGGCCGACGACGACCGGGCCGGTTCGCTCGCGGTCGCAGGTGATGCACAGGTTGATCGGCGATTCGACGATGCCTTCGAGCTTGAGCTGGCTGTAGATTTCCCGCTTGCCCTCGGGGAACATCATGGCCGCTTCGGCATGGGCCTTGGCGAAGATGTCGCGGACCCGCTGCTTGACCTCGGGCGAGCGGACGAGCAGGAAGTTCCACGGCTGCATGAAACCGACCGATGGCGCATGGTGGGCGGCGAGCATGACGCGGGCGAGCACCTCGTCCGGTACCCGATCGGGCAGGAACTGGCCGCGCACATCGCGGCGATTGAAGATGCTGCGATAGACGGCGGCGCGCTCGGCGTCTGAAAAAGAATGGTCAATCTGGTTTTCCATGAATTCCCCTTGTGGAAAAACGATGGCTGCCTGTCCATGCAGCCTAATTTCGTCTCCCGGCCGGTCTTCTGACTTGGATTCAACCGAACGATGCGCCTTCCCGGCCGGGTTTCCCCTCTGCCAGTGGCTTCTTGCATCGCCCGTCCTCCTCACAGCGTTGGGCACGTGGCGGAATTGCACCGCCTTCCCGATTCTCCGTTCAGCAGGCTGAACGGCACCCGGAGACACTCGCCCAAATCAAATTGGGCGGCCCCGATGGTGCCATAATTACCGACTTTTTTCACATATGCTCGCCATGCCCTGTTATTCCCTGATGGTCCAAGGCACTACCTCCGATGCCGGTAAATCGACGCTGGTCGCAGCGCTGTGCCGCATCCTGAAGCGGCGGGGCGTGCGGGTGGCGCCGTTCAAGCCGCAGAACATGGCGCTGAATTCTGCCGTGACGGTGGATGGCGGCGAGATTGGCCGGGCGCAGGCCTTGCAGGCACTGGCCTGCGGGCTTCTGCCGCATACCGACTTCAATCCGGTCTTGCTCAAACCGACCACCGACAAGAAGGCGCAGGTCATCATCCACGGCAAGGTGGCGATTGATCTCGATGCCAAGGCCTATCACGCCTACAAACCACGGGCGATGGGGGCGGTGCTGGAATCCTGGGCGCGGCTGACTGCTGAATACGAATGCGTGGTGGTCGAAGGCGCCGGTTCGCCGGCCGAGATCAACCTGCGCGACCGCGACATTGCCAACATGGGCTTTGCCGAGGCGGTCGATTGCCCGGTGATCATCGTCGCCGACATCGACCGTGGCGGTGTCTTTGCCCATCTGGTTGGCACGCTGGAATTACTGTCACCCTCCGAGCAGAACCGGGTCAAGGGTTTTGTCATCAACCGTTTTCGCGGCGATATTGCCTTGCTTGAATCGGGTCTGACCTGGCTGGAAGAGCGCACTGGCAAGCCGGTTCTGGGCGTCCTGCCCTATCTGCATGGCCTGATGCTTGATGCAGAGGACGCCATCGCCACCGCGGCGGTCGGCGGCAAAAAGACGGCAAAACTGAAAGTCGTTGCCCCGGCCTACCCGCGCGTCTCCAATCACAACGATCTCGATCCGCTGCGTCTGCACCCGGAAGTCGATTTTCGCTGGATCGGCCCGGGTGAGACGCCGCCAGCCGCCGATCTGATCGTTTTGCCCGGTTCCAAGGCGGTGCGCGCCGACATCGACTGGCTACGGACGCAGGGCTGGGACAAAGCGATCCACAAGCATCTGCGCTACGGTGGCAAGGTCGTCGGCCTGTGTGGTGGCTACCAGATGTTGGGCCGGATGATCCACGATCCGCAGGGGCTGGAGGGGCTGTCGGGCAGCACGGCTGGCCTCGGCGTGCTGGCCGTGGAAACGACATTGGAGGCCGAGAAGCAGCTGCGCAATGTGAGTGGTCACTTGTCGCTACCGGGTCGGCCGGCGATGACCGGTTACGAAATTCACCTCGGTGTGACACGCGGCGAAGGATTGGCCCTGGGCGCCGTGGAACTGGCTGACGGCACCCGCGATGGCGCCATTTCAGCCGACGATCAGGTTTTTGCCACCTACTGCCATGGGGTCTTTGATCACCCCGATGCGCTGACCGCGCTGCTCGCCTGGGCTGGCATGACCGAGAGCGAACAAGTCGATTTCGCGGCGCGCCGTGAGGCTGATCTCGACCGCCTGGCCGATTCGGTCGAAGCCGCGCTGGACTGGAAAAAGCTGTCGTCGC is a window encoding:
- the cobD gene encoding threonine-phosphate decarboxylase CobD, which translates into the protein MLEHGGRLREAAAHYNIPLDNWLDLSTGINPDPWPVPALPPAVWQRLPESNDGLEAAAAAYYGNANLLPVAGSQAAIQWLPTLLPRAVVACISPIYAEHPQAWQHAGHKIRFLQNALLPRALAAATPYVLLCNPNNPTADRHPHDIVLDAARQIKKRGGWLIVDEAFIDATPEDSVTPLAGSEEAPNLIVLRSIGKFFGLAGIRVGFVFGAPELLGRMSEAQGPWTISGPSREAAKLALQDTAWQAATRPRLQAAGERLLLMLAPLGEVKATALFATLTTQHAGDLHEALARQGILTRRFDQQPLLRFGLPGSETEWQRLGQALAEWKPA
- the bluB gene encoding 5,6-dimethylbenzimidazole synthase, with product MENQIDHSFSDAERAAVYRSIFNRRDVRGQFLPDRVPDEVLARVMLAAHHAPSVGFMQPWNFLLVRSPEVKQRVRDIFAKAHAEAAMMFPEGKREIYSQLKLEGIVESPINLCITCDRERTGPVVVGRTHIKTMDLYSSVCAVQNLWLAARAEGLGVGWVSIFNQPELQQALGMPTDIVPIAYLCIGYVSHFHDKPELEKAGWLPRLPIADLLYYDQWGQADVTRQESLTNTVAAMQDDIQQRGIFPK
- the cbiB gene encoding adenosylcobinamide-phosphate synthase CbiB, which encodes MMLDGALAMPAAALAAVLLDRLLGEARHFHPLVGFGNLAAAVEKRLNNRRLVPGLFAWALVVLPFVALAWLLRPYAPFAVDVALLYFALGAQSLCEHAEAIAKPLQDGHLDEARQRVSWIVSRDTSTLDESGIAKAGVESVLENGNDAIFGTLFWFALLGGPGALLFRLANTLDAMWGYRTERFNLFGRFAARFDDALNWVPARLTALTYALLGQTRNALACWRTQAPGWDSPNAGPVMSAGAGSLGVQLGGAAIYHGQEEIRPPLGSGPAPVAADLGRAIALIRQSLWLWLSAFFVIGFLDA
- a CDS encoding cobyric acid synthase codes for the protein MPCYSLMVQGTTSDAGKSTLVAALCRILKRRGVRVAPFKPQNMALNSAVTVDGGEIGRAQALQALACGLLPHTDFNPVLLKPTTDKKAQVIIHGKVAIDLDAKAYHAYKPRAMGAVLESWARLTAEYECVVVEGAGSPAEINLRDRDIANMGFAEAVDCPVIIVADIDRGGVFAHLVGTLELLSPSEQNRVKGFVINRFRGDIALLESGLTWLEERTGKPVLGVLPYLHGLMLDAEDAIATAAVGGKKTAKLKVVAPAYPRVSNHNDLDPLRLHPEVDFRWIGPGETPPAADLIVLPGSKAVRADIDWLRTQGWDKAIHKHLRYGGKVVGLCGGYQMLGRMIHDPQGLEGLSGSTAGLGVLAVETTLEAEKQLRNVSGHLSLPGRPAMTGYEIHLGVTRGEGLALGAVELADGTRDGAISADDQVFATYCHGVFDHPDALTALLAWAGMTESEQVDFAARREADLDRLADSVEAALDWKKLSSLLPG
- a CDS encoding cobalamin-binding protein produces the protein MKIHLLAALAAAFAVSTTVHADLVFKDDTGQEVRLKAPAKRIIALAPHIAESLYAAGAGDRLVGTVDYSDHPPEAKKVPRVGGYSRVDLEAVAALKPDLVLAWESGNNMPQVDKLKGLGLTVYVSQPNTMENVADQLVRLGQLAGTETVANATAERFRKRLEALRAANAGKPKVRVFYQIWKTPLMTVGGPQIISDAITLCGGTNVFGHLGKMAPTVSVEAVLEADPEAIIATGMGDAKPEWLHDWDKWTRMTAVKRNNLFHINPDIMQRHTPRILDGAEKLCAHLDVARSHRSAK
- a CDS encoding cobalamin-binding protein, producing MPRLPQRIVCLTTETVEVLYALGEQERIVGISGYTVRPPEARKEKPKVFAFTSGDIDKILATQPDLVLTFSDLQSEISRDLIKAGVPVYAFNTRSVEDILGMVETVGRLVGAEAKALEIVAGLEAEIEKARAIAAERYARSGKKPRVYFEEWDEPLISGIRWASELIEIAGGEDIFAEQARSPLAKDRRPTPEAVISRAPDIIIGSWCGKHFRPERVAARPGWDSIPAVRNGKMHEIKSAIILTPGPVAISEGLPQLLAIFDL